The following proteins are encoded in a genomic region of Labeo rohita strain BAU-BD-2019 chromosome 5, IGBB_LRoh.1.0, whole genome shotgun sequence:
- the LOC127165492 gene encoding complement C1q tumor necrosis factor-related protein 3-like, with protein MMKLEIGIVLLLCTWTTLADDLMNPTLDILSELKKIKTMEEELNALKKEVRILRSKNEERAQVAFSASLYGSIGFKNFGPHEEATTLVYENVFTNTGNAYDSTTGIFTAPVKGVYFFNYVVFNPSDYATGVRLLKNSNFVVAASDNPNGQDREDTTSNSVSLALEQGDQIHLQLMENRRVYEDTWRRNTFSGHLLFAL; from the exons ATGATGAAGCTGGAAATTGGCATCGTTTTACTGCTGTGTACTTGGACCACACTGGCAGATGATTTAATGAATCCGACATTAGACATCCTTAGTGAACTCAAAAAGATTAAAACCATGGAGGAAGAGTTAAATGCTCTAAAAAAGGAAGTCAGGATTCTAAGAAGCAAAAATGAAG AAAGGGCACAAGTAGCCTTTTCAGCCTCACTGTATGGTTCAATCGGCTTCAAAAATTTTGGGCCTCATGAAGAAGCAACCACTCTTGtgtatgaaaatgtttttacaaacactGGAAATGCTTATGATAGTACTACAG GAATCTTCACTGCACCAGTAAAAGGAGTTTATTTCTTCAACTATGTGGTCTTCAATCCTTCAGATTATGCAACCGGTGTGAGACTGCTAAAAAATAGCAATTTTGTGGTCGCAGCATCAGATAACCCTAACGGGCAAGACAGAGAAGACACTACGAGCAACTCGGTTAGTCTTGCTCTTGAACAAGGGGACCAGATACATCTTCAGCTCATGGAGAACCGTCGTGTCTACGAAGACACCTGGAGACGTAACACCTTCAGTGGGCACCTACTGTTTGCTTTGTGA
- the LOC127165491 gene encoding cerebellin-2-like isoform X1: MMKLEISIVLLLCTWTTLGEEFSKLRYFGMDMEEKLNALINEVRELKRAKIAFSATLSASWDSVYFGPHEEATTLVYENVFTNIGNAYDKNTGIFTAPVKGVYFFNYVVFNAGEKPTGVKLLKNGNLVLAALDNAPGQDTEDTTSNSVSLILEQGDQIKLQLLESRRIYTDAWRRNTFSGHLLFTL; the protein is encoded by the exons ATGATGAAGCTGGAAATTAGCATCGTTTTACTGCTGTGTACTTGGACCACACTGGGAGAGGAATTCAGTAAGTTAAGATACTTCGGAATGGATATGGAGGAAAAGTTAAATGCTCTAATTAATGAAGTCAGGGAACTAA aaaggGCAAAAATAGCCTTTTCAGCCACACTGTCAGCTTCATGGGACTCCGTCTATTTTGGACCTCATGAAGAAGCAACCACTCTTgtgtatgaaaatgtatttactaacATTGGAAATGCTTATGACAAAAATACAG GAATCTTCACTGCACCAGTAAAAGGAGTTTATTTCTTCAACTATGTGGTCTTCAATGCTGGTGAGAAACCAACTGGTGTTAAACTGCTAAAAAATGGCAATCTTGTGCTCGCAGCATTAGATAACGCTCCCGGGCAAGACACCGAAGACACTACGAGCAACTCGGTTAGTCTTATTCTTGAACAAGGGGACCAGATAAAGCTTCAGCTCTTGGAGAGCCGTCGTATCTACACAGATGCCTGGAGACGCAACACCTTCAGTGGGCACCTACTTTTCACTTTGTGA
- the LOC127165491 gene encoding cerebellin-2-like isoform X2 translates to MLLSFCEATGKTLNLYYSQREAMMKLEISIVLLLCTWTTLGEEFKRAKIAFSATLSASWDSVYFGPHEEATTLVYENVFTNIGNAYDKNTGIFTAPVKGVYFFNYVVFNAGEKPTGVKLLKNGNLVLAALDNAPGQDTEDTTSNSVSLILEQGDQIKLQLLESRRIYTDAWRRNTFSGHLLFTL, encoded by the exons atgctgttgagTTTTTGTGAGGCTACAGGAAAGACTCTCAATTTGTACTACTCGCAGAGAGAAGCAATGATGAAGCTGGAAATTAGCATCGTTTTACTGCTGTGTACTTGGACCACACTGGGAGAGGAATTCA aaaggGCAAAAATAGCCTTTTCAGCCACACTGTCAGCTTCATGGGACTCCGTCTATTTTGGACCTCATGAAGAAGCAACCACTCTTgtgtatgaaaatgtatttactaacATTGGAAATGCTTATGACAAAAATACAG GAATCTTCACTGCACCAGTAAAAGGAGTTTATTTCTTCAACTATGTGGTCTTCAATGCTGGTGAGAAACCAACTGGTGTTAAACTGCTAAAAAATGGCAATCTTGTGCTCGCAGCATTAGATAACGCTCCCGGGCAAGACACCGAAGACACTACGAGCAACTCGGTTAGTCTTATTCTTGAACAAGGGGACCAGATAAAGCTTCAGCTCTTGGAGAGCCGTCGTATCTACACAGATGCCTGGAGACGCAACACCTTCAGTGGGCACCTACTTTTCACTTTGTGA
- the LOC127165490 gene encoding complement C1q tumor necrosis factor-related protein 3-like translates to MMKLEISIVLLLCTWATLARDFRNPRELGKIKTMEEELNALKNEVRILTSKNKERAQVAFSASLYGSVGFKNFGPHEEATTLVYDNVFTNIGEAYDKNTGIFTAPVKGVYFFNYVVFNPSDYATGVRLLKNGNFVVAASDNPNGQDREDTTSNSVSLILEQGDQIHLQLMENRRVYEDTWRRNTFSGHLLFAL, encoded by the exons ATGATGAAGCTGGAAATTAGCATCGTTTTACTGCTGTGTACTTGGGCCACACTGGCACGGGATTTCAGGAATCCGAGAGAACTCGGAAAGATTAAAACCATGGAGGAAGAGTTAAATGCTCTAAAAAATGAAGTCAGGATTCTAACAAGCAAAAATAAAG AAAGGGCACAAGTAGCCTTTTCAGCCTCACTGTATGGTTCAGTGGGCTTCAAAAATTTTGGGCCTCATGAAGAAGCAACCACTCTTGTGTATGataatgtttttacaaacattggAGAGGCTTATGACAAAAATACAG GAATCTTCACTGCACCAGTAAAAGGAGTTTATTTCTTCAACTATGTGGTCTTCAATCCTTCAGATTATGCAACCGGTGTGAGACTGCTAAAAAATGGCAATTTTGTGGTCGCGGCATCAGATAACCCTAACGGGCAAGACAGAGAAGACACTACGAGCAACTCGGTTAGTCTTATTCTTGAACAAGGGGACCAGATACATCTTCAGCTCATGGAGAACCGTCGTGTCTACGAAGACACCTGGAGACGTAACACCTTCAGTGGGCACCTACTGTTTGCTTTGTGA